The Musa acuminata AAA Group cultivar baxijiao chromosome BXJ2-5, Cavendish_Baxijiao_AAA, whole genome shotgun sequence genomic interval ACCAGCGCAGGAGGAGCGGaggggagggggagagggagagggaggtggAGATGAGCGCGAAGGTGGCCCTGTCGCCGGCGCTGGCGACCGGCCGGTTCTTCACCATCGGACTCGTCACTGCCTGGTACTCCTCCAACATCGGCGTGCTCCTCCTCAACAAGTACCTGCTGAGCAACTACGGGTTCAAGTACCCCATCTTCCTCACCATGTGCCACATGATGGCCTGTTCCCTCCTCAGCTACGTCGCCATCGCTTGGCTCAAGCTTGTGCCCATGCAGGCCATCCGCTCCCACCTCCAGTTCCTCAAGATCGCGGCGCTCAGCCTCGTCTTCTGCGGGTCGGTGGTCAGCGGGAACGTCTCGCTCCGGTACCTCCCCGTCTCCTTCAACCAGGCGGTCGGCGCCACCACGCCTTTCTTCACGGCCGTGCTTGCTTACCTCATGACTCTCCGGCGGGAGTCCTGGATCACGTACATTACCCTCGTACCAGTCGTCACAGGTGTTATTATTGCCAGTGGGGTgagtacttatatatatatatatatatgtatatttgcttATTAATCATGTCTGCAGCTTGATTATAAACAGAGCAGACAATTGGATTAATCCAGAAAGAAAAAAGGAGATAGATCCAGAAGAAAAGGATATTGCCTTAGAGGCTTCAGTGACCCTTAAATTCTTATGTAGAATGTTAGATTTGTGCAGACTTATTTTACATCAGAGTTCGTAATTGGACTTTATTTGCTtatctttattattatatttctttATATTGGTGCGAATTGGGACGacaatcaccatgcataattagaTGTTATAATAGTAATCACTAATGTGGTGGGTATCTTTTTCCTTGCATGAGCTTATCCTGCATAATTGATCTTTGTGTGTTCATCCGTTAGATGTCTGGGTTCCAAAAACATTGAATTGTTTGAAGATGTCAGGCTAGTTCCTAGATGATTGATGTAGGAAAATAATCTGCTTCCGAAAATATGCAGTTATGTCGATGGTCATGTGGAGGATTTCTTCAACACATGGGTTTTAGGAAGTTATTATTCCTTTGTCTTTTCAGATTAAAGGCTAAAACATATGAGAACTGACACTCTTATTGGTTCAATTTTGCAGGGTGAGCCAAGTTTTCACTTGTTTGGATTTATTATGTGCATTGGTGCTACCGCTGCTAGGGCACTAAAGTCAGTGCTGCAAGGAATTTTGATGTCTTCTGAGgggtaaataatatattttctctaatAGTTCAGATATTCTTTCACAAATACTTCATGAAGCTTTTCATGTTTCATTTTTGTCATTACGTGCTCCAAGTTCATTTGGTTTTGTTACTAGAGTTTGTCTTGAGATATTCTAGAATATGCATCGAGTTATGCTCTTCTTTATTTTGTTAATGTTCAGGGAAAAGCTTAATTCTATGAATCTCCTCCTATATATGGCTCCGATAGCAGTAATTTTCCTACTTCCTACAACACTCATAATGGAGGATAATGTAGTTGGCATCACATTGGCACTTGCGAAAGAGGACTTCAAGGTTATCTGGTACCTCCTGTTCAATTCCGCTTTGGCGTATTTCGTGAACTTGACCAATTTCCTGGTCACAAAACATACCAGTGCTTTGACCCTGCAGGTACGCTTTATTGGATGTAATTTTTTGCTCATGCTGCCTTATGGTTTTTATGGCTTATGTTTTTGGCAATCAAACattaattaaaataagaaactGCAACATGTCTTACATTCAAATTGACATTGAGATCTTGTGCCATCACACTATGCAGCTTCAATCATACGTAATAATCTGTAACTTGTTTCTAGATTGGGGTTTAATCAATAGTGTATGATTCAGTACATTGGGGGTTTGGATTGAGACAACATGAAACAAAGAATTAACACAGAGAAGATAGTTAGAAGTATAAGCAAGTATTCAGTTGCTGATGGTGTTGCTCAGTCTTGATTTCAGACACCATAACATAATTACCAAGAGTACAAGTCAGAAGTTCCAATTAGAGAAAAAGTGAGAGAAAAATTTCTTAGTTTTGGTCGATTTACAGAAAATGGCAATGGTAGAGATGGGCATCATGATCTATGGGTAATTTGCTCTACTGAACCACAAGGCAGATTCTCATACGTAAGCTGGTTGCAGTAGACTTCTTTGGCCCTGCATTGTGTTAGCTAGTTAAATGTTCACATTTGTTTGTTGAGTATAAGCTGTAATAAATTCCTGAAAATGCTGTGTGTAAAAGTTTCATTTGATATCACGATTGGTATTAGCATGGATATACATACTCTGGAGATTGATGCTGTGTGATATGGACGATAAAATTTTCCGTAAGAGGCTAGACATAAAAATTTTTGGTATAGAAATCTGTCTGAGAATTGTCATACAGATTCACAACAGGAAAAAATTTTGATGAAAGAGAGTAACAATTTTGTTGTAGCGTTGGTAGCTTGTATTGTCAAATAATACCAAGGGCATGTATTTGTGGCTGATGTGGTGGGGACATGATTGAATCGCTATGGATTTGTAATCAGAGACCTGATAGGTTCCGATGGACACAAATTTTGTTGTTTATATGCTTAGCTATATGTTTTACAAAGTTAATACTTTTCACATACAGATCAATCTTTACATTTTACCTTCTCCAAATAACCACCGATAAAGATTTTAAGTGTTTACTGTAAGAACATGTTTGTGTACGAACCGTGCAGCTCTTTGTAATCGGAGAGCCCACCATGCTCCGATCTTGTTGTGCTTTTCGTAAGTTgttaaccaaacatcatgatcTCTAAGATCCAATCCTTGTATGCTTGGTTCAACAAATATGCATCGTGGAAGATTTTTGGAATGTACATCGGAATATCGAAACATCCTTTGCTGAACCATAGACAAAACTTCTTAGCTAAGTCAATCTTGTTAAAGGCATCTTCTCATGCAATGTGATTTCTCTGTCGCCTTGATATTTCTATCACatataaatcataataatatcatgagttATTATGATTtcacctttttttgtttttgtttttgtgttgtGTTTCTCAAGGTGCTTGGGAATGCCAAGGGAGCAGTGGCGGTCGTCATCTCAATTTTGATATTTAGGAACCCAGTATCTTTTACAGGGATGGCTGGCTACACCCTTACAGTCGTCGGCGTCATTCTTTACAGTGAATCTAAAAAGCTCAACAAATAGGGTGTTTCAGCAACACATCTCAAATTAAtgcttatttttatttctttgaaaTCTTGGGTAGGTTTCGTCAGAGATTTTGTTGTATACTTTGAATCGGGAGGTGGCGTCCGTTCTCCCTCATTTACTGTAAGAATCATTTACACtcgactattttttttttattgttcaaattttctTGTTTTAGTGTAATGAATCAAATATATTTCATGAACATTTGCTCTCTACTATTACTCTTCTAGTTGGTATGATGGTTTCTTTACATTACTCATTCGATGTTGATCGATCAACGTATGATGGTTGGTTTGATTACTTGTAATCATGATCATTAGCTTTTTAGATTGTGGCGTCGTCCTATTCATTCAATAGGAACGCCGTCTCCATCCGTCTGATCCAAACCGACGACGGCGAGGATGAATCCAAAGGATTCTTCTATTGGTTAGCATCGATACACTAAATTCCGATTAATCATTTTAATATTGACtttaaatgaaaatataaataaatagtttcattttgttctttttcctttaccCGCAATTTTGCCTATTTATTGAACGAAAGAGCCACCGCTCTATGCTGCTTTAAGAGTTTTGAGCTCTCCTTCCGCCCGCTCCTCCGACTCCCCGCCTGCCGTCGCCTCCAGCGGTCACCGGAGATCTCTCCACCTATTTCGCCGCCGTTATCATCCTACAGAACAGAGGAGTCCTTCGATTCGGCCAAGGTTACTACTCTTCGATCGCTTCTGTAGTTCTGGTTCCTCGAATCTACTTGTTCTTCGTCTCTGGTGCGTTCTTGAACCCCCGTTCAGATCCAGTCCTGAGCGTTTCGTCTCGATACGTGTAGTTGTTGATCTATGGGGGAAGCTGAGATCTGGTTTCTTCCATTAGATGCGGTCGGAGGATCTCGTGCCCTCATTTTGATCGTCGAAGCCCAAGGACATGTTCCGTAAGAACGATTCGGCCTTGTCCTGCTTCTGTCTCTACCTCTTCTTCCTGAAAGAGTGAAGAAGAATACGGACCACCCTAGCTTTGGAAGGGTGGTTCGAGACCCAGAAGAAGGTCGAGTTGGGTCGAGCGCGGCTGGTCGTGGAGCAGTTCCTTGGCAACAAGTAAGAAATCTGTGCTCGACTCCTTACTCATAGCCTGCCGTGTTATTTTCTTTCAGAATCAGGATGTTCTTGCACTTGCATGTCGTTTCCTAGtaatcaatttgtttcttgatgCTTAAAAAGTCACAAGATGTTGGCTCTACCACAGCTTATATCTGTAGATATATCTGAGAAAGTCTTTGGTGCTCCTCCTTTGGCAAATAAAAAAAGATCACGGAAAAACTTTTCACCGATGAGAATATGGATGGATGTGCAGTGTCATGCATCTATCTTGGGTTATTCAACACCAATGTAGAAGCTGCAAGGTCCTCTTGAACATGGATTAGGGCTTATGACAAGGCTTCCATTAAAGTATGATGGAAGGGAAGCTGTCACCGATTTTGAGCCGAGTACCCATGAAGCAGAACTATTTCCCCAGGGTGAAACTGAAGGTATGGTCAACGTATCACAATCATTCTCTAATATCCTTCACTATATGTCAGTTCTCTGAATTAACTAACTGCAAGTGAAGTTTATCTACTGATCGATTGGAGTTCAGATGTTCTGAATTGGCTGCAGGCCATGCCATGGATCTGAAGTTGAGTACTTCCCAATCTGTTGTCCATGGTCCAAAGGGGTATCAAAATCTCGTGGGTATCCAGTTTGAAGCTTCTGATGTCAACAAAACAACGGTAACCACAAAATTTGTTATTCCTTTTCATGATCAGAGACTTGTTATCAGTTCGTTTTCTCTCTCGAGTGTTTCCCTTATAAATCTTGTGTTATTTGAGGCATCATGATACTATTTTTCATATTGACGAATTTTCTTTTCCTGTCATACCACTCGTACCTTCATTCATGTGTTCCTGTTTCAAGTCCTCAGGAACTCGATGGACCGTGTTATTCACAACATCTGTATACATTTTAGTTTCATTCTGCTCCAGCATTAACATTCTCTGTTTCGGACTCGAGAGTAATTCTTATGTTTgattatatttttccttttttcatACTACAATGTCTTGTTTGGTTGCCAAGTTCATTGATCGTAGCTTTTATTGCTTGAAGCTTGCAGTTTGATGCGTGCGTAGCACATCTGGAGTGTCCTGTTTTTTCCTTTTGTTATAAATCTTCTTGTAGCTCCTTAAGCTCATAGCGTTTCCTGGGAGAAAGTGATTGAAGTCTGTGTGGAAGACGGTCTTTCCTTACTACAGCAGTTTTTTAAGGTTTATAGTCTTCGATGCTGTTCATCATTCAAGATCAGGTCCTCTGTGAAGAATATTGTTGCCAAAGAGATTAATTTGAGATAATAAGGGAAAGATTTTCCTTACTCATATATTCAAATCATGCACTAGTTTTATGATTGATTCTCATCATTTCATAtttgtctatatcatgatcttctatcataCTGTACTGAATATTAACTGCTAGTAGCTGAGCCGAATATTTATCTACAGTTAAAGACAAAAAAACAGCTGAATCTGCTTTCACTTGTCAGTCTCTTGGATTTATTATGGAGTTAGATAACATGCCCGGTTGGTCTGACATCTGCTGTCTACAAATGCAGGTCAGAGTGAGATAGAAGGAGACTGTGGTTCGTCTGCAAGCTCCTGAAGTCTGGAGTTGGTCAACAACTGGGTCTCCTTCCCAATTTCCACTGTTCACTTCTGCAGCATCATCAGGATTCTCGAGGGACGGCTACTCTTTCTCCCCTGCACCCCCCCCTGCTTCATTCTCCATCGTATAGATTCACCGATTCACTGTCTTGGGAATTCAGATGAACAGACACCAGAATCAGTAGGGTGAGGTAGAGATGACACACCCGATTTCTCTGAAGAGCGAGCTCATCCTCCTCTTCTCACCCAAAAAGCTCAAGATAATAAACACCCATGTTCTTTTCTCAGGTTTGGAGCAGTCAAGTGATTCTTCTCTCTGGACTTTGGGTTTGCCGCTCAAGATCAGAACATTCCATGCTCACCTCAGAGGCCGCAACTCGTCCCTGTCGGTAATACTTTTCCCGTGTCTTCTGATGCAACTGCTTTCCGAGTTGTCTTAGTTGTGAACAACTACGTCACTGCTTACATAATGCGAATCGTGACTGCTATTTTTATATTGTCATTTAGAATCAATCACAGATGGaatatgtttttattttgttcttttattcAGAGTCTTAAATTACATTATCTGCCTGATAGATTAATTGATCCGCTCGCTCCTGGTTGCGCTCCACCTCCAGGTGGAGGAGAAGGCGGACGTCATGGAAGACAGCGAGTCACTGGCGATCTGCCTCTTGACGTCGCCTCTACGTGGGTAGGGGGTTCCTCTCCCGGTCGCCGGAGTCATGGTGGCTGCCCATCGATCTCTCTTTGCAAGACAGCAGAAGCGAGAGCGGATGGATGGTGTTCGTGAATGAGACGAATGGAGTAGTCACATAGTACATGCACCTTCAAAGAGAAATGGATTGCACGATAACAAAAAGATGCAAACGATGTGGCTGTTTGGGGTCATCCAATGAGGCTGTGATGATGATGCACGCATTAGTGACGGCCGACATGCACACAAACTGTGAGCTTCGTATGCCAATAAGTATCTAAATCTGACACAGTTCATCCGTATAATGGGGATATTGAATTAAGATCCATGTTTGCAGGGGGGATGAGATTTGGGGCAGAAGGAACAAAAGGAAAAATCCCACAGTATCATCATCATCCAATTCTGTGCGCACCAACCATTCCGAACAGAACTAACTGCATGGTTAATGAAGAAGGAAGCTGTGGCGATCCCCTGCCCGGACCTGTTTCTCTTTTCTATGCACAAGAGGTGTTGCCGTCGTGGAGATTTGGGTGGATCAAGAGCCTTGGGTGTGCTGAATTGGATGCTAATCGCCCTCATAGCTGGAAGCGTAGCCGCTCGCCGACGGGGTGGCGTCTGCGGAGAAGGAGCGATCGCCGTCGAGTTTGTGCTCCTCCCTGTTCTCCAGGGCCTTTGGGATGATTGCTCGGAGCAAATCCCCAAAGATTCTTGCTTTCACCTGGCCTCGCTTCGGCAGCGGCCTTCCCTTCCTCTTGTTCTCAGGGACTTGCGATTCCATTGCCGGAAGATGGGTGAGCGGAGCAGAGGACTGCAACGAGACCAGCAGCGGGAAAGAAGCTCGAAAAAGAAGAGTTGGTTGGAATCCGTGAAAAAGTGTCGATGGAGAGAGGATCGGAGCTGTCGATCTCTTATATACTGCTGAAGTCTGGCTGTCGGTTGAAGATGATCAGCTGCCTTGTGGCGCAAGCTTGCAGCTCGACGTTAGCAAGTGGAGCCTTGAAGCTTCCAAGAGAAGTAGATGGAGTTTGTCTTATCCGAGAAGTCTCAGTCGAACCCTGTGACTCATTCGCACAACAAGGTGATGGTGGTTCGTGTTCTCTACAAGAAACTGCATCCTCTGTGTGTCAACCGATATGTCAGCTGCTTTGACGTAGCGATCGTGGCAGATCGGCCCCATCAAACTCGAACCAGTTGAATCTTGACAATTTCTTCAAGACTGAATGAATGCACTAATCGACCGCAATGAATGCATCGCCGTCGGTCTCCGGAGACGACTTCTTCAAACGGAGCTCAAAATTTGACACCTTCTCGACTTCAGCTGTCCGTGGAGTCCACGCAGGAGTTTGCTGCCCGTACGCGATGAATCTGCTCACGCACGCACTCTGCTCATGGACGAGAGACGGTGTGCAAAGCGAGAACCACATGCTCGATGAGTATGCGGAGAAGAAGAGGCTATCGAGATTCCACTATGTTCTGGTCTTGCATGGTCGTTTGGTGATTCCCATTTCACGCATGACACTTTGGGAACTGTACTTGATGTTCCACAAGGATCACATGCTCCTACCGGTGTCGTCTCTCCCGGCCCGTGAACGAAGAGAGCTAGAAGATTGCCATTGCAGCTTGGCATCGCCCAATCTTTCTGGTCCACCAAGTCCAAAATCACATTATGGTTGCCCTGTTCCGGGAAACAGGACATCCTGCAAAGGTGGATGAAC includes:
- the LOC135613138 gene encoding probable sugar phosphate/phosphate translocator At3g11320, whose amino-acid sequence is MSAKVALSPALATGRFFTIGLVTAWYSSNIGVLLLNKYLLSNYGFKYPIFLTMCHMMACSLLSYVAIAWLKLVPMQAIRSHLQFLKIAALSLVFCGSVVSGNVSLRYLPVSFNQAVGATTPFFTAVLAYLMTLRRESWITYITLVPVVTGVIIASGGEPSFHLFGFIMCIGATAARALKSVLQGILMSSEGEKLNSMNLLLYMAPIAVIFLLPTTLIMEDNVVGITLALAKEDFKVIWYLLFNSALAYFVNLTNFLVTKHTSALTLQVLGNAKGAVAVVISILIFRNPVSFTGMAGYTLTVVGVILYSESKKLNK